A genome region from Nocardioides cynanchi includes the following:
- a CDS encoding FtsK/SpoIIIE family DNA translocase yields MATRTSSPPGSRSRAGSSKTSKSRSTPTSRSRSTTKKSTRTPARKPATRRPKPRAVRSGKGPVLRGFTALGHGVAAIWLGIAHAVGATARRVGRTARDLEPEHRRDGVGLFLCGIALVCAAAVWWQLPGAIMEGTRTVVSGSVGKVGWLVPLMLVWIGWRNLRDPETNGPAGRQVIGWVALAFGVLGVVHIAAGNPHPVAGDASDLQDAGGAIGYVVSSLMLDLLRSAYVVVPLLVLLAVFGILVITATPVYQVPVKLAAFRDRMLGRTPPTEEASDLPTQPVRSRRRPLADDIDPDMGDPAYDTPVLSDRELRKRKRDLGKLGTPAGEADTDTLPTAPVDDDTSTDLVPPPHAPLPARMEQLELSGDVVYSLPGNEVLKPGSVHKARSKASDDVVGRLTQVLDEFDIDAQVTGYTRGPTVTRYEVEVGPAVKVEKVTALSKNIAYAVASADVRILSPIPGKSAIGIEIPNADKEIVSLGDVLRSTTARSDHHPLVVGLGKDVEGGFVVANLAKMPHLLVAGATGSGKSSFINSMITSLLMRSTPDEVRLILVDPKRVELNAYEGIPHLITPIITNPKKAAEALAWVVREMDLRYDDLANFGFRHVDDFNKAVRAGKVTVPPGSEREVAPYPYLVVVVDELADLMMVSPRDVEDAIVRITQLARAAGIHLVLATQRPSVDVVTGLIKANVPSRLAFATSSLADSRVILDQPGAEKLVGQGDGLFLPMGASKAVRVQGSWVTEAEVHQVVAHCKKQLQPTYRDDVTAPQQSKRELDDDIGDDLDLVVQAVELVVSTQFGSTSMLQRKLRVGFAKAGRLMDILESRGVVGPSEGSKARDVLVKPDEIDGVIATLQGEMGA; encoded by the coding sequence ATGGCGACCCGTACGTCTTCCCCGCCGGGTTCGCGAAGCAGGGCTGGTTCCTCGAAGACCTCGAAGAGCCGCAGCACCCCGACCTCGCGATCTCGGAGTACGACGAAGAAGAGCACCCGCACGCCCGCACGCAAGCCGGCGACCCGGCGTCCGAAGCCGCGCGCGGTCAGGTCCGGCAAGGGCCCGGTGCTGCGCGGCTTCACCGCGCTCGGCCACGGCGTCGCCGCGATCTGGCTGGGCATCGCCCACGCCGTCGGCGCGACCGCCCGCCGGGTCGGCCGCACGGCCCGCGACCTCGAGCCCGAGCACCGCCGCGACGGCGTCGGCCTCTTCCTGTGCGGGATCGCGCTGGTCTGCGCTGCCGCGGTCTGGTGGCAGCTGCCCGGCGCGATCATGGAGGGCACCCGCACCGTGGTCTCCGGCTCGGTCGGCAAGGTCGGCTGGCTGGTGCCGCTGATGCTGGTCTGGATCGGCTGGCGCAACCTGCGCGACCCCGAGACCAACGGCCCGGCCGGCCGTCAGGTGATCGGCTGGGTGGCCCTCGCGTTCGGTGTGCTGGGCGTGGTCCACATCGCGGCCGGCAACCCGCACCCCGTGGCCGGTGACGCCTCCGACCTCCAGGACGCCGGTGGCGCGATCGGCTACGTCGTCTCGAGCCTGATGCTCGACCTGCTCCGCTCGGCGTACGTCGTGGTGCCCCTGCTCGTGCTGCTCGCGGTCTTCGGGATCCTCGTGATCACCGCGACCCCGGTCTACCAGGTGCCGGTCAAGCTGGCCGCCTTCCGCGACCGGATGCTCGGCCGCACCCCGCCGACCGAGGAGGCCTCCGACCTGCCCACCCAGCCGGTGCGCAGCCGACGCCGGCCGCTCGCCGACGACATCGACCCCGACATGGGCGACCCGGCCTACGACACCCCGGTGCTCAGCGACCGCGAGCTGCGCAAGCGCAAGCGCGACCTGGGCAAGCTCGGCACCCCGGCCGGCGAGGCGGACACCGACACGCTCCCGACCGCCCCCGTCGACGACGACACCTCCACCGACCTCGTTCCGCCGCCGCACGCCCCGCTGCCGGCTCGGATGGAGCAGCTCGAGCTGTCCGGAGACGTCGTCTACAGCCTGCCCGGCAACGAGGTGCTCAAGCCCGGCTCGGTGCACAAGGCCCGCTCCAAGGCCAGCGACGACGTGGTCGGCCGCCTCACCCAGGTGCTCGACGAGTTCGACATCGACGCCCAGGTCACCGGCTACACCCGGGGCCCGACGGTCACCCGCTACGAGGTCGAGGTCGGCCCCGCGGTGAAGGTCGAGAAGGTCACCGCGCTGAGCAAGAACATCGCCTACGCCGTCGCCAGCGCCGACGTGCGGATCCTCAGCCCGATCCCCGGCAAGTCCGCGATCGGCATCGAGATCCCCAACGCCGACAAGGAGATCGTCTCCCTCGGCGACGTGCTCCGCTCCACCACCGCACGCTCCGACCACCACCCGCTGGTGGTCGGCCTCGGCAAGGACGTCGAGGGCGGCTTCGTGGTCGCCAACCTGGCGAAGATGCCGCACCTGCTGGTGGCCGGCGCCACCGGCTCCGGCAAGTCGAGCTTCATCAACTCGATGATCACCTCGCTGCTGATGCGCTCCACGCCCGACGAGGTGCGGCTGATCCTGGTCGACCCCAAGCGGGTCGAGCTGAACGCCTACGAGGGCATCCCGCACCTGATCACGCCGATCATCACCAACCCCAAGAAGGCCGCCGAGGCGCTGGCCTGGGTGGTCCGCGAGATGGACCTGCGCTACGACGACCTCGCCAACTTCGGCTTCCGGCACGTGGACGACTTCAACAAGGCGGTCCGCGCCGGCAAGGTGACGGTGCCGCCCGGCAGCGAGCGTGAGGTCGCGCCCTACCCCTATCTCGTGGTCGTCGTGGACGAGCTGGCCGACCTGATGATGGTGTCCCCGCGCGACGTCGAGGACGCCATCGTCCGGATCACCCAGCTGGCCCGGGCGGCCGGCATCCACCTGGTGCTGGCGACCCAGCGACCCAGCGTCGACGTGGTCACCGGCCTGATCAAGGCCAACGTCCCGTCTCGGCTGGCCTTCGCCACCTCCAGCCTCGCCGACAGCCGGGTGATCCTCGACCAGCCCGGGGCCGAGAAGCTGGTCGGCCAGGGCGACGGGCTGTTCCTCCCGATGGGCGCCTCCAAGGCGGTGCGGGTCCAGGGCTCGTGGGTGACCGAGGCCGAGGTGCACCAGGTCGTGGCCCACTGCAAGAAGCAGCTCCAGCCGACCTACCGCGACGACGTCACCGCTCCCCAACAGAGCAAGCGCGAGCTGGACGACGACATCGGCGACGACCTCGACCTGGTGGTCCAGGCCGTGGAGCTGGTGGTGTCGACCCAGTTCGGCTCCACCTCGATGCTCCAGCGCAAGCTCCGGGTCGGCTTCGCCAAGGCCGGCCGGTTGATGGACATCCTCGAGAGTCGCGGGGTGGTGGGCCCCTCCGAGGGCTCCAAGGCACGCGACGTACTGGTCAAACCCGACGAGATCGATGGCGTGATCGCCACCCTGCAGGGCGAGATGGGGGCCTGA